The following nucleotide sequence is from candidate division WOR-3 bacterium.
AAGGTTAAAAGTAAACCAGCGGAAACGAAGCGGGCGGATTTCAAAGTCAAGAAAGTCAATCACATAACCCAGCCGGAAACGGTCAATCAGATTGCCCAACGCACCACCAAGGATAATTCCATAGGCGCAGCCAAGAAAGGTGCTTTTGGTCCTTAAACCGAAAAAGAGAACAAGGATGATGCCGACACACTGAAGGATGAGATGGGCAACCGGTGAGCCAAAGCCAATGCCAAATACGCCGTGGGGGTTGGTCGTGAAAGAGATTTTTAGGATGCTGCCGATAAGTGGAACACTGTTACTTGCTCCCGGTTTATTGAACATCCCGTAAACAATGGTTTTGGTTAACTGGTCAAGAAACAGGGCAGCGATACTCGTCCAGACAAATGAGCGGCGTAATGCAGCAGACATCAGGTCTTAGACTCTGCGCACGGCTCGAGGAGAGGAAAGGAACCGGCGCTGAAGAAGATGGTAAATAATTGTGAATTGTTTGCCATTTCCATCGCTCTTTATGTAAAAATCATATTAAATATCTTGGGAATGTCAAAGAAATAACCGGCAGATTCTACTTGACCAGTAATATGGTTTTGGCACAGTTAATTTAGGAATGGCTTCATATATCTGTAGAGGGGTAGGTTTAATAGTTGTTCTTTTCACTTTCGGGCAAAGTGGCTGGCTGCCGATAGACTCAATCACCAACCGCCAAAACAAGAGCGATGTAACCTGCAATAACAACGCCAGGAGTGTGGTTGCGGACCCCTTTGGAAACATTCATATCGTCTGGCGCGGTCAGGCACCGGACACCTGGCAGGTCTGGTATTCGTTCTGGGATGCGCAGACCCGCCAGTGGTCAGAGGACACAGTAATTTCCGCAGACCAGAACAAGGCTGGAGACCCGGCAATCGCCTGCGACTCCAGCGGTAACATCTATGTTGCCTGGATTACAAGAGGGGTGTTGAAACTGAAAAGGCGGGATGCGGTGACGAATGTTTGGCTGCCAGCAGAGAGTTTGGTTGGCAATCATTATGACAGTGCGGTTTCAATCGCCATTGACCGTAATGGAGTTCAACATTTGACCTGGGTGAGGCTGTTGAGTATTAATGCACCGATTCTTTATGTTCCCCATGATACCGGCTGGGGCAGAATTGAAACGGTCAGTGTAATTGCGCAACCGCAGATTAACTTTCCTTCAATTGCCTCTACACCCGAGGGTGATTTAATGGTTGTCTGGCGCGAATGGAGATACCCTTACTTTATTGTTCTTGCAAGGCGGAGAATAGGTGGGGTCTGGACAGAGATAGAAACTGTTTACAATCAAAGAAATAGTATGTCTCCCTGCGTATGCTGGTCTGAATTTGATTCCACCTTCAATGTGATTTGGGTCGTTGATTATGGAAATGATAGGTGGGGTATATTGTTTCGGGCAAGAGGTTCCTCAGGTTGGGGAGATACCTTGCGTTTGAGCGATTCGCTAAGAGATAAAAAAGGACCGAGTATAGTAGTGGATGAGGCTGGCGAACTTCACACAGCCTGGAGCACGGTAGATACAACACAAAACCGTTTCTGGCAGATATGTTGCCGGAAAAGGTCAAGAACAGGTCAATGGGGAGAAATGCAAGTGCTAACCGAGGGAGGAAATAAGTGTGAGCGGGTGTCAATCGCAGCCCAAAGCGGCAGGGTTCAGGTTGCATGGACTGAAGTAATAAGAAGCTCTCCTTTACTTACTGCGGTTCGCCTGCGTCGGTATGAAAAGATTCACGATGTCGGGGTTATGAGAATTGAGCAGCCCGGAGATACTGTTGATTCAGCAGCAATAATTTCTCCTGCTGTCTGGGTTAAAAATTATGGCGATTTTCCTGAATCGTCTGTGAAAACCTATTTTCATATAGGGGATTCGGTAAGGTTTTGGGAAATTGAGACCATCTCAGCGGGTGAATCTACGATGGTTGTTTTTGATTCTTTGCCTGTTTCTTGGCGAGGGTTAATGGCAATTACCTGTTCTGTAAGTGTTTGGGGTGACATTAATCGTGTAAATGATATTTTGAGGAAGAACATTTTTGTGCGCGTGCAGGATGTTATGCTGGAGGAAATCCTTGCACCACCTGGCAGGGTCGGAGCAGGGTTTATCCGCCCAAGGATTAGGGTGAAGAATTGTGGCAATGTCTTGGCGAGATTCGTGGCAAGTTGCTCCATTTTTACTGCCAGTCAACAGATACTTGTTCATAACGATTCGATTGGGATAACCTTAGGTGCTGGTGTTAGTCGGGACACCGGTTTTAGGGGGTGGGATGCGGAACCTGATAGTTATGTTATGCGCGTCCGCATTTCACTTACCGGTGATATGCATCCGGAGAATGATACCGCAAGTGAGGTGTTTTGGGTGTTAAACCGGGATTTCGGGGTGAGTAAGATTATTTACCCTGTTGGGGTCGTGGATTCCGGGCAGGGCGAGTGTCCGAAAGCGCTAATCAAGAACTATGGCGAGACTGCCGAGAGCGTAAGGGTGAGGATGAAGATTGGAGAAGGATACATTGATTTCAATACTGTCTGGCTGGAACCTGGTGATTCGGTTATAGATACTTTTAATCTATGGGAGGCGTCGTCTCGGGGCAATAATGTGGTGAGTTGTTCAACAACGCTTGCCGGTGATAGAAACCCTAATAATAACAGGGCGATTGAGACAGTTTTTGTGCGGGTGCGTGATGCGGGTGTGGATTCAATTATAAAACCGGGTGAAATCATCAGCCGCGGTGAACTTGAGCCTGAGGTAATAATTAAAAACTTTGGGAATGTATCAGCAGATATTAGCGCCTATTTTAAGATTGTGGATAAAAGTGGCACCGAGAGATACCTTGATTCAGTTTTTTTGAGAGTTGGACCAGAAAGGGATTCGCTGATTAAATTTCGCTCTTGGCAGGCATCAAGCGGTAGTTATCTCGCCACATCCTGGACATATCTTGATGGTGATATGCGAGCGGATAACGATTCGGCAAGGAGGGTATTTTCTGTTGAGTCCCTTAAAGGACCTTGGCAGGAGTTGCTTTCCATTCCCAGAGGAGCAAAAAATAGACCGGTCAGGGCTGGTGGGTGTCTTGTTAGCAGCAACGATGCAATTTATGCCTTGAAGGGTGGTGGCTGCCCAGAGTTCTGGAGATATGAGCCGGTAAATGACACTTGGATAGAACTTGCGCCAATGCCTCTTGGGCAGAGCGGTAAAAAGCCCAAAGCCGGTGCCGCAATGTGCTGGGATAGAGGAAATTTCATCTATGCGCTTAAAGGAAGGAACACAAGGGAGTTCTGGGTATATGATATCGCTGGTGACTCATGGATTTCTCTTGCAGGGTTGCCGGAATATACCAGAGGTGTCCGTTTCGGTTCAGGGCTTGTTTTTTGGGGCGATAAGGTTTTCTGTCTTAAGGGCAGCGGCACCAATGACCTTCTTGTCTACTGGGTCAGAGAGAATGAGTGGCACGCGCGCAGACCTGTGCCCAGGGGTGTTTTTGATAAGCCGGTGAAAAGGGGCAGCGGATTGGTAAATATTGGTGAAAGGCTCTTCTGTCTTAAAGGTGGAACAAATGAGTTTTACGAGTATCTTCCTAACAAGGACACCTGGCGCATTTGTGCCCCGCTACCTTTTGGCAGGGGGATAAAGAGGTGCCGGGAAGGGGCAGCGCTTGCTGGTGATGGCTCTCAATATATCTATGCCTTTAAGGGCGGACGGACAAATGAGTTCTGGCGGTATGATGTCCTTTCAGACTCCTGGGAGCAGTTGGAGGATATTCCGCTTGGTCTTTCCTGGCGCAGGGTTGGTCCTGGTGGTGCGCTTGCATTCTGTAACGGTAAGGTGTTTGCCCTGAAAGGCGGTGGTTCAAGGCAGTTCTGGTGTTATGAAGACGAAAGATGGCAGACCGGGGAAGGAGGCTTCGGTCTTCGGTCATCGGTCCTCAGCCCCTCCCATCCTCGGTCTTCGGTCCAACCCTCAACCTCAACCTTGGCCTTAACCTCAACATATTCCATCTTTGATGTGAGCGGGCGCATCCGCAGGCAAAGCCGGCTTGAACCAGGTGTCTATTTTATAATTGGAGAGAAAGGGGCAAGAGGCGCAAAGGCGAAAAAACTGATAGTTTACCAAAGGGCTTTAAAATAAAATCAAGGTCAGGTGGGTCGGGCTGCGTCAAAAACCAATTAGGGGATAGTCCCCCGTCAAAATTTGTCCTTAGGTTAAGTTGCGAAATTGCGAGAGATAGGTCAAAATATCAGGGGCGGGTTTTGTGTATTTTTATATAAACTTAAATTAAATGGAGGTGGTGAGTTTTAGCAAATGTTCGCCGGTAGCCACATTGACCTCGGTAATGGCGAAGTGGCTGTCATTGATTGTTAAGATATTAAATGAGGGATAAGACCTTCCTTTCAATCGCCGGGAGGTGGCGGTCCCACCGGTGATAAGCCAGGTTTTTTCAATGTGCCATATCCAGGGCAGGTGTTTGTGACCTGAGAGGACAATCCTGACATCAAGGTCAACGCACAGTTTCAGAACATCACCGGCATCGGTGGGGATGTGGCGTTCCCGACCGGTTCCAGGGATGGGGACGAGATGGTGATGCATTGTCAGGATTTTTATCCGCTTGGGGTCGTTGAGCCGGCTGGTAATTAATGGATAGTTGGACCTGCCGATATGACCGTCATCAATGTCAGGCTGGCTGGAGTCCACGCCGAGTATCAACAACCTTTCATCTTGATAAAACGGGTAGCGGGTGCCAAATATCTCCTCAAAGATTGTGTAGCCCTCGTTACGGGCATCGTGATTTCCCGGCACGATTAGTTTGCTTTCCACCTGAAATGATTTCAAGTAATGCATCACCTGGTCATATTCATGGACATGACCTTCTGTTGTCAAATCACCGCTGATAACAAGTAGGTCCGGTTGGATTGAGTTGACCATCTCCACAACCCTTGCGCCCCATTCAGGGACAAAATAGCCACCACCAAGATGGAGGTCA
It contains:
- the lspA gene encoding signal peptidase II; this encodes MSAALRRSFVWTSIAALFLDQLTKTIVYGMFNKPGASNSVPLIGSILKISFTTNPHGVFGIGFGSPVAHLILQCVGIILVLFFGLRTKSTFLGCAYGIILGGALGNLIDRFRLGYVIDFLDFEIRPLRFRWFTFNLADAFIVVGVILIFIYEIISGAREKKEKIEKEKKNEDACLSGQQLHNPD
- a CDS encoding metallophosphoesterase family protein, coding for MSKKFNIVHLSDLHLGGGYFVPEWGARVVEMVNSIQPDLLVISGDLTTEGHVHEYDQVMHYLKSFQVESKLIVPGNHDARNEGYTIFEEIFGTRYPFYQDERLLILGVDSSQPDIDDGHIGRSNYPLITSRLNDPKRIKILTMHHHLVPIPGTGRERHIPTDAGDVLKLCVDLDVRIVLSGHKHLPWIWHIEKTWLITGGTATSRRLKGRSYPSFNILTINDSHFAITEVNVATGEHLLKLTTSI